Proteins encoded in a region of the Poseidonibacter antarcticus genome:
- a CDS encoding LysR substrate-binding domain-containing protein, with translation MTIKDMEIFKNVVNCSNLTKVSKDMGLSQPNISMTIKSIESEFDEKLFDRISKKLILNERGRILYEKIIPLLSQMKDIQNDFSKNKISGSINIAATNTIGVYVLPILLYKYNKKFKDVKINDLYNEFVEITSLILNGKLDIGFIESEVVHPNIIKELLYKDELIVVSSDYNLSKKSYYIDQLLDKEWIIREKTSGVMNVFFEYLGDLESQLNVSLELEHTLAIKRILVKYRDTISILPEKSVAYEITNKRLYKINIINMKFERNCYIVYHKNKFKNAVFKSFKDYIVKNISEYDNFQ, from the coding sequence ATGACTATAAAAGATATGGAGATATTTAAAAATGTTGTTAATTGTTCTAATCTTACTAAAGTATCAAAAGATATGGGACTTTCTCAACCTAATATATCAATGACAATTAAATCAATTGAATCAGAATTTGACGAAAAACTATTTGATAGAATCAGTAAAAAACTTATATTAAATGAAAGAGGAAGAATCTTATATGAAAAAATAATTCCTCTCTTATCTCAAATGAAAGATATTCAAAATGATTTTTCAAAGAATAAAATTTCAGGAAGTATAAATATTGCTGCTACAAATACAATTGGAGTATATGTTTTACCAATACTTTTATACAAATATAATAAGAAATTTAAAGATGTTAAAATAAATGACTTATATAATGAGTTTGTTGAAATAACATCACTCATATTAAATGGAAAACTTGATATAGGTTTTATAGAAAGCGAAGTGGTTCATCCTAATATTATAAAAGAGTTATTATATAAAGATGAGCTTATAGTTGTTAGTTCCGATTACAATCTTTCAAAAAAGAGTTATTATATAGATCAACTTTTAGATAAAGAATGGATAATAAGAGAAAAAACATCAGGAGTTATGAATGTTTTTTTTGAATATCTTGGTGATCTAGAATCTCAATTAAATGTAAGCTTAGAACTTGAACATACTTTAGCAATAAAAAGAATTTTAGTTAAATATAGAGATACTATTTCCATCTTACCAGAAAAAAGTGTAGCTTATGAAATTACGAATAAGAGATTATATAAAATCAATATTATAAATATGAAATTTGAAAGAAACTGTTATATTGTTTACCACAAAAATAAGTTTAAAAATGCA
- a CDS encoding D-cysteine desulfhydrase has product MDLNRFKKRGYVKKTTDIDPLNNITKVMNNGVNLYIKRDDMLENGGNKTRKLDYLIADALEKGCDTLITCGAVQSNHCRITLAWSNVEKMDCHLILEERVPGSYSEDANGNNFLFHLMGAKSIKVVQGGADLMAKMEEKAEQLRAEGKKPYIIPGGGSNGIGALGYSSCALEIMEQLTKKALDIDAIVVPSGSSGTHAGMAVALKAMNSKIKLVGINVSKPEDAQKEVVYKVAQQHLEHLGLDKDLLKKEELICIGDYVGPGYSRRTDGMVDAVKTFATEEGILLDPVYTGKVGDGFLTLVKDGYFKEGDNVLFLHTGGSIALYAYIDYFKNK; this is encoded by the coding sequence ATGGATTTAAATAGATTTAAAAAACGAGGCTATGTTAAAAAGACAACAGATATAGACCCATTAAATAATATAACAAAAGTAATGAATAATGGAGTTAATCTTTATATAAAAAGAGATGATATGTTAGAAAATGGGGGAAATAAAACTAGAAAATTAGATTACCTTATTGCAGATGCTCTTGAAAAAGGTTGTGACACATTAATTACATGTGGAGCAGTACAATCAAACCATTGTAGAATTACATTAGCATGGTCAAATGTAGAAAAAATGGATTGTCACTTAATATTAGAAGAAAGAGTACCTGGGTCTTATTCTGAAGATGCAAATGGAAATAATTTCTTATTTCACCTAATGGGTGCTAAATCTATTAAAGTTGTTCAAGGTGGAGCAGATTTAATGGCAAAAATGGAAGAAAAAGCAGAACAATTAAGAGCAGAAGGTAAAAAACCATATATTATTCCAGGTGGTGGATCAAATGGTATTGGAGCTTTAGGATACTCATCTTGTGCCTTAGAAATAATGGAACAATTAACTAAAAAAGCATTAGATATCGATGCTATTGTTGTACCTTCAGGAAGTTCAGGAACACATGCTGGAATGGCAGTTGCATTAAAAGCAATGAATAGTAAAATCAAATTAGTAGGTATAAATGTATCAAAACCAGAAGATGCTCAAAAAGAAGTAGTATATAAAGTTGCACAACAACACTTAGAACACTTAGGATTAGATAAAGACTTATTAAAAAAAGAAGAATTAATTTGTATTGGAGATTATGTAGGACCTGGATATTCAAGAAGAACAGATGGAATGGTTGATGCAGTTAAAACTTTCGCAACAGAAGAAGGTATTTTATTAGATCCAGTTTATACAGGAAAAGTAGGAGATGGGTTTTTAACATTAGTTAAAGACGGTTATTTCAAAGAAGGCGACAATGTATTATTTTTACATACAGGTGGTTCAATTGCACTATATGCATATATAGATTATTTTAAAAATAAATAG
- a CDS encoding dicarboxylate/amino acid:cation symporter — MKLYYKIFIGLVAGIIFGYVFSDYAGYLKPIGDIFIRCLRMIVVPLIFATLVIGVYNADIKNLAKYGTQTVVYFLFTTAIAVTIGLIVANIINPGQGLELGELTEVKEVAPVTFSSVIVNMFPINPIASFANASVLQIIVFALFFGTAMSLIGEKSKPVAAFFDSISEIMFKISEMVIKLAPYGVFALMAWTSSKYGLDIILPMLKLIFAVFIASLIHILVTYGLFIKYVARISPISFFKKIAEPAVVGFSTCSAAAAFPLTMRAQKQLGVPREVSSFTLPMALTINMDGTAIYQAIAAIFIANAFEVDLSIPQQGMIVLTAVLASVGAASIPGAGLIMLVMVLESVGLPLEGIALVAGIDRVLDMFRTTTNVVGDNTSGVVVSALNNKLDRKITETPLSELED; from the coding sequence ATGAAATTGTATTATAAAATTTTTATTGGATTAGTTGCTGGAATTATCTTTGGATATGTATTTAGTGATTATGCTGGTTATCTAAAACCTATTGGTGATATTTTTATTAGATGTTTGAGGATGATTGTTGTACCCTTAATCTTCGCAACTTTAGTTATTGGTGTATATAATGCTGATATAAAAAATTTAGCAAAATATGGTACACAAACCGTAGTATACTTTTTATTTACTACAGCTATTGCGGTTACAATTGGTTTAATAGTAGCAAATATTATTAATCCAGGTCAAGGTTTAGAATTAGGAGAACTTACAGAAGTTAAAGAAGTTGCACCTGTTACTTTTTCAAGTGTAATAGTAAATATGTTCCCAATTAATCCTATAGCTTCTTTTGCAAATGCTTCTGTTTTACAAATAATTGTATTTGCACTTTTCTTTGGAACAGCAATGAGTTTAATAGGAGAAAAGTCTAAACCTGTAGCAGCATTTTTTGATTCTATATCTGAAATCATGTTTAAAATTTCAGAAATGGTAATAAAATTAGCACCTTATGGAGTATTTGCATTAATGGCATGGACATCAAGTAAATATGGTCTTGATATTATTCTTCCTATGTTAAAACTTATATTTGCAGTATTTATAGCTAGTTTAATTCATATTCTTGTAACTTATGGATTATTTATTAAGTATGTAGCTCGTATTTCTCCTATATCTTTTTTCAAGAAAATAGCAGAACCAGCAGTGGTAGGTTTTTCTACTTGTAGTGCTGCAGCTGCTTTCCCTCTAACAATGAGAGCACAAAAACAATTAGGAGTTCCACGAGAAGTATCAAGTTTTACATTGCCAATGGCATTAACAATAAATATGGATGGAACTGCAATTTATCAAGCAATTGCCGCTATTTTTATTGCTAATGCTTTTGAGGTAGATCTTAGTATTCCACAACAAGGAATGATTGTATTAACAGCAGTTCTTGCTTCTGTAGGAGCAGCTAGTATTCCCGGTGCTGGATTAATTATGTTAGTAATGGTACTTGAATCTGTAGGATTACCACTAGAAGGTATTGCATTAGTAGCAGGGATTGATAGAGTTTTAGATATGTTTAGAACAACTACAAATGTTGTTGGAGATAATACCTCTGGAGTTGTAGTGTCTGCTTTAAATAATAAGTTAGATAGGAAAATAACAGAAACTCCTCTATCAGAATTAGAAGATTAA
- a CDS encoding transglycosylase SLT domain-containing protein — MMKYTLMALAIKESSLGKYIINSKSEDYGLFQANIKTVLKRQKVKDNSYNRSIYAQKLINDVGFATANAIIELVYWRKVHKNNWSRIWSSYNTGWNYNSKRGVDYATKVFDIIKKLKFEYKL, encoded by the coding sequence ATGATGAAATACACACTAATGGCCTTAGCCATAAAAGAATCATCACTTGGAAAATATATTATAAATTCAAAAAGTGAAGATTATGGTTTATTTCAAGCAAATATAAAAACAGTATTAAAACGCCAAAAAGTAAAAGATAATTCATATAATAGAAGTATTTATGCACAAAAACTAATAAATGATGTAGGTTTTGCAACAGCAAATGCAATTATAGAATTAGTATATTGGAGAAAAGTACATAAAAATAACTGGTCAAGAATATGGTCAAGTTATAATACAGGTTGGAATTATAATAGTAAACGAGGTGTAGATTATGCTACAAAAGTATTTGATATTATTAAGAAATTGAAATTTGAGTATAAATTATAA
- the nuoN gene encoding NADH-quinone oxidoreductase subunit NuoN: MEPISINIDTLNLGTLAPMVIAIIGALSILLTDLFNKNKDKSLYVIIVVLFLVFDLFTLLAYSGPIDGMFDLILLDGIAVLSQCVIIIGAILFIFLFLSKLRFQEFRYAEFFALYLFTIAGFQFMVSSDSLILIFVGLETASLSLYTMIAMHNKMTSIEASVKYFTMGSLSSGFFAFGSMIFYALTGTLDLSQISAVIVQENFLSSENYANYVFVLTGFVFMFAAIGFKLSLFPYHVWVPDVYRGSTSAMAGFLSVVPKMAGFVVAIRFFEVFVASDDIIIKTMLYTTIILTITVPNLIALHQTDIKRMLAYSSISNAGMAMAAIYIGTTQATTALFLYWILFTITNFGAFGMLWLNRGKESKDYESPYTFEKYSGLVQISPFAASILAMFLFALTGLPPFALFWGKMYLIASAVNAGEIALSVIIVLNSAIAAYYYLRPISYMFLKDPIKGANTKFMQNASTPMKSVIGICVFFAVVSVLAVEPLLEIIHYYVTSAGF, encoded by the coding sequence ATGGAACCTATTTCAATTAATATAGATACTTTAAACTTAGGAACATTAGCTCCAATGGTTATTGCTATTATTGGTGCTCTTAGTATTTTATTAACAGATTTATTTAATAAAAACAAAGACAAATCTTTATATGTAATTATAGTTGTACTATTTTTAGTCTTTGATTTATTTACACTACTTGCATATAGTGGTCCTATTGATGGAATGTTTGATTTAATACTGCTTGATGGTATTGCTGTTTTATCTCAATGTGTTATCATTATTGGTGCAATATTATTTATTTTCTTATTCTTATCAAAATTAAGATTTCAAGAGTTTAGATATGCAGAATTCTTTGCATTGTATTTATTTACAATTGCAGGATTCCAATTTATGGTAAGTTCTGATTCTTTAATTTTAATCTTTGTTGGATTAGAAACAGCATCATTATCTCTGTATACAATGATTGCAATGCATAATAAAATGACATCAATTGAAGCTTCTGTTAAATACTTTACAATGGGTTCATTATCAAGTGGTTTCTTTGCTTTTGGTTCAATGATTTTTTATGCACTTACAGGTACTTTAGATTTATCACAAATTTCAGCTGTAATTGTTCAAGAAAACTTCTTATCTAGTGAAAATTATGCAAACTATGTATTTGTATTAACTGGATTTGTATTTATGTTTGCTGCAATTGGTTTTAAACTATCATTATTCCCATATCATGTATGGGTTCCTGATGTTTATAGAGGTTCAACTTCAGCAATGGCTGGATTCTTATCCGTAGTTCCAAAAATGGCAGGTTTCGTAGTTGCTATTAGATTCTTTGAAGTATTTGTTGCAAGTGATGATATTATTATTAAAACAATGCTTTATACTACAATTATATTAACTATTACAGTTCCAAACTTAATAGCCCTACATCAAACCGATATTAAAAGAATGCTTGCTTATTCTTCTATTTCTAATGCAGGAATGGCAATGGCAGCTATTTATATTGGAACAACACAAGCTACAACAGCATTATTTTTATATTGGATTTTATTTACAATAACAAACTTTGGTGCTTTTGGTATGTTATGGTTAAACAGAGGGAAAGAATCAAAAGATTATGAATCACCATATACTTTTGAAAAATATTCAGGTCTAGTTCAAATCTCACCATTTGCAGCTTCAATTCTAGCAATGTTCCTTTTTGCTTTAACAGGTCTTCCTCCATTTGCATTATTTTGGGGTAAAATGTATTTAATTGCAAGTGCGGTTAATGCAGGAGAAATTGCATTATCTGTAATCATTGTATTAAACTCAGCAATTGCTGCTTATTACTATTTAAGACCAATTTCATATATGTTCTTAAAAGATCCAATAAAAGGTGCAAATACTAAGTTTATGCAAAATGCATCTACACCAATGAAATCAGTAATTGGAATATGTGTATTCTTTGCAGTTGTTTCTGTATTAGCAGTAGAACCATTATTAGAAATAATTCACTATTACGTTACTAGTGCTGGCTTCTAG
- a CDS encoding NADH-quinone oxidoreductase subunit M — MENILSMLIFFPAAAATVGFMIHKDSMRQFGVVVTIVEFVLALLLWYDFDTSVAQMQFVQTLPLITSYGINYVVGIDGVSLFLIIMITFMTMIATIGLSETKSVKNLIITILYLEMTMVGVFVALDLIMFYVFWELTLIPMFYIIGFWGAEKRFHAAIKFFLYTFIGSLIMLIGMLYFGYIYHETTGVWSFNLLDWYSVVLPFDVQLWLFIAFFFGFAVKVPMFPFHTWLPLAHSQAPTIGSIVLAAVLLKMETYGFIRFSLPLFPDASVYFMPFMATLGIIAIIYTAMVAYAQEDMKQMIAYSSISHMGVIILGVFALNVEGISGAVFLMIGHGVVSGALFMSVGVLYDRRKTKMTKEFGGLAKNMPMFALVYGVVLMASIGLPLTIGFVGEFLSLLGFFKVSPFLTFIASLTIVLSAVYMLSMYKRTFFGELLKKENKDMKDIHGRELLALGSLVFLIISLGVYPKVILEPLNISVAKVIKIMDVKSVDEKTKERLRSLNSIGEVK, encoded by the coding sequence ATGGAAAATATTTTATCTATGTTGATATTTTTCCCAGCAGCAGCAGCTACCGTGGGGTTTATGATTCATAAAGACTCTATGAGACAGTTTGGTGTTGTTGTTACTATTGTTGAGTTTGTATTAGCTCTTTTATTATGGTACGACTTTGATACAAGCGTTGCACAAATGCAATTTGTACAAACACTACCACTGATTACTTCTTATGGAATTAATTATGTAGTTGGTATTGATGGTGTTTCATTGTTCTTAATTATTATGATTACGTTTATGACAATGATTGCAACAATTGGACTTTCTGAAACAAAAAGTGTTAAAAATCTTATTATCACTATTTTATATCTTGAAATGACAATGGTTGGTGTATTTGTAGCCTTAGACTTAATTATGTTCTATGTATTCTGGGAATTAACATTAATTCCTATGTTTTATATTATTGGTTTTTGGGGAGCGGAGAAAAGATTCCACGCAGCTATTAAATTTTTCTTATATACATTTATAGGTTCATTAATAATGCTTATTGGTATGTTATATTTTGGATATATTTACCACGAAACTACTGGAGTTTGGAGTTTTAATTTACTTGATTGGTATAGTGTTGTTCTACCATTTGATGTTCAATTATGGTTATTTATTGCATTCTTCTTTGGATTTGCAGTAAAAGTACCAATGTTCCCATTCCATACTTGGTTACCTCTTGCACATAGTCAAGCACCAACAATTGGTTCTATTGTACTTGCAGCTGTTTTACTTAAAATGGAAACATATGGATTTATTAGATTTTCACTTCCACTTTTCCCAGATGCGAGTGTATATTTTATGCCATTTATGGCAACACTAGGAATTATTGCAATTATTTATACTGCAATGGTTGCTTATGCACAAGAAGATATGAAACAAATGATTGCATACTCTTCAATTTCTCATATGGGTGTTATTATCCTTGGGGTATTTGCACTTAATGTGGAAGGTATTTCAGGAGCTGTTTTCTTAATGATTGGTCACGGAGTAGTTTCAGGAGCATTGTTTATGAGTGTTGGTGTACTGTATGATAGACGTAAAACAAAGATGACCAAAGAGTTTGGTGGATTAGCTAAAAATATGCCAATGTTCGCATTAGTATATGGTGTTGTACTTATGGCATCAATTGGATTACCTTTAACTATTGGATTTGTTGGTGAGTTTTTATCTTTACTTGGATTCTTTAAAGTTTCTCCATTCTTAACATTTATAGCTTCACTTACTATTGTTTTAAGTGCTGTTTATATGTTATCAATGTATAAAAGAACATTCTTTGGTGAATTACTTAAAAAAGAAAATAAAGATATGAAAGATATTCATGGTCGAGAACTTTTAGCTCTAGGTTCTTTAGTATTTTTAATAATATCTTTAGGTGTTTATCCAAAAGTTATATTAGAACCATTAAATATCTCAGTTGCAAAAGTGATTAAAATAATGGATGTTAAATCTGTTGACGAAAAAACAAAAGAAAGACTTCGTTCTTTAAATTCAATTGGGGAGGTTAAATAA